In the genome of Columba livia isolate bColLiv1 breed racing homer chromosome 1, bColLiv1.pat.W.v2, whole genome shotgun sequence, the window AATGGGAGGCATCTGGTGCAGGATGCAGGAGCATCAACCAGATCCACGCCGAACATCCCCAAAACCGGGAGGGGTTTGCAATGAAAGGTTTCACTCCTGACCCTTGGCCTCCTTTTAAATTGCACATCGAAATGTTGTAAAATCCTTCAGCACGGAGCTTTATAACGCAGCCTCTGGAGGGCTGACTCCACGCACACTCCACCTCCTGGAATAGGCCAACTTTGGCAAGTCTGCTCCCAGTGGGGACCACAGGAGGATTTACACCCCTTTGTGCAAAAGGTTCAGCAGCCACCAGCTCTGCACCCACCCACCCGTCCCTCCCAAGGATGCACGGGTTTCAACCTGCCCAAGCCAGCCCAGGGAGGGCTGGAGAGGCGGGTGGGGTGCATGGCCACCCACGGAGGAGCCAGAGATAAGAAGACAGAGGTGGGGAAGGGGCCAAGTGGAGTTTAAAAAGCTGCACCCGGGTCTGGAGTGGGAAGGGAGGTGGGAAGGCAAATGACCAGTCCAGCTGCCCTGCTTGTGTCTCTCAGGCACCAGTCAGGGGCTCTCTGTACCCTCTGGGCTGTCGCAGCCCCACATCCTCCCCACAGTCCCCCCCAGCCTTCCCACACCCAAACCTTCAGGCCAGCTTGGCACAGCCTGAGAGAGGAGACGGAAGTGTCTGAGCCTggtggggctctggagctggaggaagagaaatCAGTCCCAGGGAAGAGCCTGAAGGATGGAGACGAGAGTGGAGAAATATCTCCTCCCAGCCCAGGTGAGCCCAGGCCAGAGAGACTGGCCTGGCCAGGGCTGGCGAGGTGTGAGACACTTCGAGAGATGGCTGTGCGCAGCAAGCTGTCCCGACTAGTAGAAGCGACTTCCCAGCTTGTAGAAATAGAACagactctcctgctccctctcctACAGcagcttcctcttcctctccaccCAAAAGTAAGTGAGGCAAGTAAGTGCTCTTATCTCGGGCTATTGGTGGAAGGGCAGTGGGCTGCACTAATAATTGCATGCTCTGGGTCTTGCCATGCAAACTGGAAGAGTTAAATAATTTAAGGCCACAGCCTGCAAAACAATTAGAATGCTAACAACAGTTCAGTGTAGTTGCACCACAAGGGTTCAGGGGACAAAACCAATTTTGGGCAGTATGAAGGCTTACTGACATGCTGAGTAGCCTGGAAAGATTAGAGCTTTTTTCAGAAGCAGGCTTTATATGTCTAAATTTCTACAAATGCACATAAAGTTTTAATTATAAAGCTATTCTCCAGTTCTAAAAGAGGCAAAAACCAACACAAGATGAAGAGACCAGTAACTTGGAAGGGAAACATGACTGACCTGCAGAGCCCATGGCTGTTCCAGATTGACACAATATACATCCAGCATATGAGACCCAGTGAAGCAATACCTGAAAAAATCCTCAGTTTTCCAATAAATGCACTGGTTATGCATATTACCCCAGGAAGAAGTCTAAGAAAAAGCCTAGGCATGGGCTTGCAATTCATGAGTTTAGCTGTCATGTCTAAGTCAGTTTGACATTGCCCCAAAACTTTCACCTTATGATTATTCTTGGGTGTACCATGTAGAACAAGATGGCAGTTCTTATCCAAATTTTAGTAGCAAAGATGCATGCCACAGAACCCCCATTATTAGTTGAAACTAATTTCTGGGTCAGCTGAGCTGAAACTAGGATTTGCTCTTCTACTTTTATGCCAGCCTTCCCAGCACAGACCAGCACAATGTGGGAAGCTGGGGCATACTGAAGCAGCAAAGATGTAACCACTTAAAGTCTCATCTGGTGGATAAATATTGGTGGTCAATATTTTTCTATGACTTCAGGTTTCTCAGTGTCTTGGTGATGACTTTGACACATTGCAAGATACTGTTTTCATGGGTGCTTGGTCAATGTGCTGAGTCCAGCTGGCTTTGAGATTGTTCACAGTTTGTTAAAAATCAAATCCAAGCTACATCAAGTCAAGATGCAACTCAGTCATAAACTCAGCCACCAAGAATCAGAGGCAACCTTTGAACATCTGGGTCCAAATACTTTTAGTTTCCAGGAATATCCATCTAAGAGTCCACTAGGAATAAATTCGCCTGGAGATGGGTGGGGAGATATTGGAAGATATGCATGACATAAAAAGAAGAGTATGTTAAGAATCAGCTGAAATTGTTAGACATTATTCTTCAAAAATGAGATTGCAGTGACAGGTTGGACCTCTGCAATACCAGTTTTCCAGTAGGACTTCTTAATTgcttgtaatttaaaataaataaggcaaatgacatttattttttgtacaaATGCTAGCTTGATGAACTACAGCCACCTCAATGAAAGCtttactttcttcctcttctttcccagAACTACTTTAATATTTGTTTGTGTGAAAGCATGTGTTTAGATACCACTGGGAATACAGTCTACTTTGGATTCTGATTTTCCTGTTCTACTTGAAGCTAAGTTAGGtcctttttttcattgaaaaccCATTATCATGACCCATTGAGCGCTGGGACTTCTCCCCCTTCCTTTCTAGAATGAGGTTACATAAATTCTGCAGTAGGTTTCCTCAGACCCTGCATCATGGATAAGCAACCCATTTAACTGTGAGTAGTTTCATTGCTGCAGATTTGATTTTGAAGTAAATTGGATTTCAAGGGACCCATTTATATTACAACCTGCTCATAAATTCAGATGAACGAGCCCTTAAAAATAAGCTGTAAGCCAATGAGTTGGACGAAGTCCCTTCAAAATGGCAGCCCTTGGAAACATGTCCTTCCAGTCACTGTTTTTGAAGGAAAGCTCTGAGTTTATGGCTCAGAGACACTCAGACACGCTAGCATTCATTATTTGATATGTTTCATTAATTGCTACGCTTATGTCTCTTTCAGTTTTTTCTTGATAATCCCGACTTTCCCATGTTCCATTTATTTTGGGGttgttccttgttttccttttgttggtTTATAGTATTGGTTTATCAGCTAAACTGGTTCAAAAAATCACTCTATAAAATGGTCCCAAAACAGATAGACATAGgcttgaagaaaaaatagattGAAGGTatgggaaggacaacactgaaGTAGCCCATCCCCTGTAGGTATTGGGAACAATGCTTTCTGCTGTGCCCCAGTACCTGTTAGTCATTGCTAGTACTCAGCAATTAAAGGGTGAACTTCTGATGAAAAGTGACAGCCTGGCAAGAATTGGGAGCAAATCCTTCACTAGCGAAAGCAAGTGTGTTGTTACTGATTTTGCCTGGCGTACAACTGCAAAGAGACTGCCTAGGGAAAGGGTCTGCATGGAGACAGAGAAGAGCAAGGGGCCCCTGTCCCCCATCCTGAGACCCAAGCAGCCACATCACCCACTGCCTAATCAGCTGTCTACCAACATCACACCCATAAGCAAACTCCTTgccccttttgccttttgcctcCGCAAAGATGCCCTGCAATAATGTCCGTGTTTTCGCTCTCCTGTAATTACACACTGTCAAGGTGAAcagaatggctttttttttctttttttttcttttttttcttttttttttctttttttttttttttttttttcacagagatTCTATATTTTAAGCAGCAATGTGAGTGCATTGGAAACGGAAAAATACAAGGTATAAAAGCTTCCCAAAATAGCAGCGTGTGGCTTACCCTGGCTGTGCTCAGGTGCAGCTATGCATTACTACAGCTTTTTGATAACATCCTGCCTCCTGTGCCGAAATTACCAAGGGGTC includes:
- the DLEU7 gene encoding leukemia-associated protein 7 encodes the protein MTSPAALLVSLRHQSGALCTLWAVAAPHPPHSPPQPSHTQTFRPAWHSLREETEVSEPGGALELEEEKSVPGKSLKDGDESGEISPPSPGEPRPERLAWPGLARCETLREMAVRSKLSRLVEATSQLVEIEQTLLLPLLQQLPLPLHPKDSIEFRNICSRMALQREGQQFEKDLHEAQQCLKTIIEKLICSLAVFPSDSCISVRFALRQILQNLLAM